One genomic segment of Chitinophaga sancti includes these proteins:
- a CDS encoding head GIN domain-containing protein, protein MKTTAIAFLMLLFASASVFAQKELVTGSGTLKKESRSASSFKSISTSGSFNVYITPGSGSNIEIEAEDNLLPYIVTDVENGELKLHVKKGYNIKPTQKITVNVSMAEVKSLAASGSGGFYSKGTLKGDKVELGISGSVIIDMDLKAEKLEVGVSGSTKISLKGNVTKVEYGISGSASVDALALQSESVEVAVSGSGDLAVFAEKKLDISISGGAKVRYKGNPSINQSSSGSAKVTKID, encoded by the coding sequence ATGAAAACAACAGCTATTGCATTTCTCATGCTCCTATTCGCAAGTGCATCTGTATTTGCACAGAAAGAACTTGTGACCGGTAGCGGCACATTGAAGAAGGAATCAAGATCTGCATCTTCTTTTAAAAGCATTTCAACTTCAGGTAGTTTCAATGTATACATTACGCCTGGTTCAGGTAGTAACATTGAAATAGAAGCAGAAGATAATTTACTGCCATACATCGTAACAGATGTAGAAAACGGGGAATTGAAACTGCATGTGAAGAAGGGATATAATATCAAACCTACGCAGAAAATTACGGTGAATGTGAGTATGGCAGAAGTGAAATCTCTTGCAGCAAGCGGCTCTGGTGGCTTCTATAGTAAAGGTACACTAAAAGGGGATAAAGTTGAGTTGGGTATCAGCGGTAGTGTGATAATTGATATGGACCTGAAAGCAGAAAAGCTGGAAGTAGGGGTATCTGGTTCTACTAAGATTTCGCTGAAAGGAAATGTTACTAAGGTAGAATATGGTATTTCAGGATCAGCCAGTGTAGATGCATTGGCATTACAATCAGAGTCGGTAGAAGTAGCGGTGTCTGGTAGTGGGGATCTGGCTGTATTTGCAGAAAAGAAACTGGATATCAGTATAAGTGGTGGCGCCAAAGTACGTTACAAAGGTAATCCTTCCATTAACCAGTCTTCTTCAGGATCTGCAAAGGTGACGAAGATAGACTGA
- a CDS encoding YajQ family cyclic di-GMP-binding protein produces MPSFDIVSKVDTQTLDNAINTVNKEITNRYDFKGSHVNIALNKKDLSVAIEVESEMKLDQVIDVLISRTIKQGLDANIYDLAKEHYQSGKVVKKDVAVRNGIKQEDAKKIVKMIKDSGSKVQAAIMDDIVRVTGKKRDDLQEVIQLLRTGNLNIPLQYVNMKD; encoded by the coding sequence ATGCCATCCTTTGATATTGTTAGCAAAGTGGATACACAGACACTTGACAATGCGATAAATACGGTAAATAAAGAAATCACTAACAGGTACGATTTCAAAGGCTCTCATGTCAATATTGCGCTCAATAAAAAAGATCTGAGTGTGGCTATTGAAGTGGAGAGTGAGATGAAGCTGGACCAGGTAATTGACGTACTGATCAGTCGTACCATCAAGCAGGGCCTGGATGCAAATATTTATGATCTGGCCAAGGAGCATTACCAGAGTGGTAAAGTGGTAAAGAAAGACGTTGCCGTTCGTAATGGGATCAAGCAGGAAGATGCCAAGAAGATTGTCAAGATGATCAAAGACTCCGGATCTAAGGTGCAGGCGGCCATTATGGACGACATTGTACGCGTAACCGGTAAAAAAAGAGATGATCTTCAGGAGGTTATACAGCTGCTCAGAACGGGCAACCTGAATATACCGCTTCAGTATGTAAACATGAAAGATTAA
- a CDS encoding type B 50S ribosomal protein L31, with translation MKQGIHPESYRFVIFKDMSNGHTFLSKSTAPTKETIKWEDGNEYPVIKLEISNTSHPFYTGKNVLVDTAGRIDKFNKRYGKKA, from the coding sequence ATGAAACAGGGAATCCATCCGGAAAGTTACAGGTTTGTAATATTCAAAGATATGTCTAATGGACATACTTTCTTGAGCAAGTCTACCGCTCCTACTAAAGAAACTATCAAGTGGGAAGATGGCAACGAATATCCAGTGATCAAGCTTGAAATTTCCAATACTTCACATCCTTTCTATACTGGAAAGAACGTGCTGGTGGATACAGCAGGTCGTATCGACAAGTTCAACAAGCGCTACGGAAAGAAAGCCTAG
- a CDS encoding prolipoprotein diacylglyceryl transferase, translated as MYPNLYYAFKDLLGLELPFFKLFQTFGFFVAIAFLAAAYTLTSELKRRERLGLLKGIPETITKGKPVSTTDILINGVVGFILGFKIIGIISDWENVSQDLQSFVLSTRGSFIGGVIVGAVVAYFKYRSGQKQKSEKEVTVTELVYPHQRVPDFTVMAAIAGLIGAKVFHNLENWGDFVQDPIGALLSFSGLTFYGGLIVASFVIIRYARRKSINVLQLIDSAAPGLMLAYGVGRMGCHFSGDGDWGIYNSAYVTDATGHVAQVDPSKFQEVLKANEQFFARQYGSLEHIPHAAFAKPQGLSFLPDWFFAYGYPHNVINEGVLMPGCTGKYCSVLPISVYPTALYEIIACLLLFALLWSIRKKIRVPGMVFGIYLILNGVERFFIEKIRVNTKYDIFGFHPTQAEIISTLMVIGGAVLIWYCRKLYTSAKTIS; from the coding sequence ATGTATCCTAATTTATATTACGCATTTAAGGATCTGTTAGGTTTAGAGCTTCCTTTTTTTAAACTGTTTCAGACCTTCGGTTTTTTTGTAGCTATTGCATTCCTTGCAGCCGCCTATACCCTGACCAGTGAATTGAAAAGGAGAGAGCGCCTTGGGTTATTGAAAGGTATTCCTGAAACAATTACAAAGGGTAAACCTGTAAGTACCACTGACATCCTTATTAATGGAGTAGTTGGTTTTATTCTTGGTTTTAAAATAATAGGGATCATTTCCGATTGGGAAAATGTATCCCAGGATCTCCAGTCATTTGTTTTATCTACCAGAGGTAGCTTCATAGGTGGTGTCATCGTTGGTGCTGTTGTTGCTTACTTTAAATATAGAAGTGGTCAGAAACAGAAATCTGAAAAAGAAGTGACTGTTACTGAACTCGTATATCCTCACCAACGTGTACCCGATTTCACTGTGATGGCTGCCATTGCTGGTCTGATCGGCGCAAAGGTGTTTCACAACCTGGAAAACTGGGGCGACTTCGTACAGGATCCGATTGGTGCCCTGTTATCCTTCAGTGGTCTGACTTTCTATGGTGGTCTGATCGTAGCGAGTTTTGTGATCATCCGTTACGCCCGCAGGAAGTCGATCAATGTACTACAACTGATAGACAGTGCTGCACCTGGTCTTATGCTCGCTTATGGCGTAGGTCGTATGGGTTGTCACTTCTCCGGCGACGGTGACTGGGGGATATACAACAGTGCTTATGTTACAGATGCTACAGGACATGTAGCCCAGGTAGATCCTTCCAAATTCCAGGAAGTACTCAAAGCAAATGAGCAATTCTTCGCACGCCAGTATGGTAGCCTGGAACATATTCCACACGCAGCTTTTGCCAAACCTCAGGGTCTCAGCTTCCTGCCTGACTGGTTCTTTGCCTACGGCTATCCACATAATGTAATCAATGAAGGTGTACTGATGCCGGGTTGTACCGGTAAATATTGCAGTGTGCTGCCGATCTCTGTTTATCCGACAGCCCTGTATGAAATCATTGCCTGCCTGCTGTTGTTTGCATTATTATGGAGTATCCGTAAAAAGATCAGGGTGCCAGGTATGGTATTCGGTATCTACCTGATCCTGAATGGCGTTGAAAGATTCTTCATTGAAAAGATTAGAGTGAACACTAAATATGACATTTTCGGGTTTCATCCTACCCAGGCTGAAATCATTTCTACACTCATGGTAATAGGCGGAGCTGTGTTGATCTGGTATTGCCGTAAACTTTATACATCGGCTAAAACCATATCCTGA
- a CDS encoding hemerythrin domain-containing protein → MQRHSTLVPLSQEHQRLLFVCRYLKKDAAPYEGFPLETDAKLAYIVKVFQEVMVPHIQKEEYLFELCLGKKPEIDGLLTELYQEHSTISRMYSALTVTEEKDMIDAMDLLARSLEDHIRKEERVFFEKVQAELPDVLESIKW, encoded by the coding sequence ATGCAACGTCATTCTACCTTAGTGCCTCTTTCGCAGGAGCACCAGCGATTATTATTCGTATGCCGCTATCTTAAAAAAGATGCTGCTCCCTATGAAGGCTTTCCACTTGAAACTGATGCAAAACTGGCTTATATCGTAAAAGTATTCCAGGAAGTAATGGTACCACACATTCAAAAAGAAGAATACCTCTTTGAATTGTGCCTGGGCAAAAAACCGGAAATAGACGGGCTCCTGACAGAACTATACCAGGAACACTCCACTATCTCCCGCATGTACAGCGCACTCACTGTTACGGAAGAGAAAGATATGATAGACGCGATGGACCTGCTGGCACGTAGCCTTGAAGACCATATCCGCAAAGAAGAAAGAGTTTTCTTCGAGAAAGTACAGGCCGAACTGCCCGATGTACTGGAAAGCATCAAATGGTAA
- a CDS encoding TonB-dependent receptor domain-containing protein: MKTVTFLLSIMTLGIASQAQNPGSGKVAGQVFQTGNKPVEFATVTLLKASDSSLVKGAIADINGKYEIEPVKDGKYLVAATYVGMTKAYSQPFEIKNSPVKVNALTLSTDTRNLKAVNVTGKKPFVEQRVDKMVVNVENSVVGAGANAMEVLEKSPGITIDKDDNISLKGKNGVVIMIDGKLTNMSSQDVAALLKSMPSSNIEQIELITNPSAKYDAAGNAGIINIKLKKNNTVGTNGSISLGGGYGATPKYNGSLNLNHRNAKYNVFGSYNYNHRQNNQTLDLYRSYPAEGNVNVVDNHNKHNQSSDYNGAKVGLDYFINKNHTIGVMIDGALRNYTMPSNSITYIGKNDIVDSTLHTDSKNPGDWNRMAYNLNYKGTLDTTGKELSIDLDYARNHDSKRLNTYSNVFDATGKNFTRGDTTRNMQPSTIEIKTFKADYVNPLKHQAKLEAGVKLSFVKSDNDARFDSLRYGNWVYDNNRSNHFIYKENVNAGYINFSKQFKKLTLQAGLRGELSHIEGNSVTISKVTDTTYFNLFPSLFVSYNVAKDHQLGVSYSRRIQRPDYEDLNPFEFYLDRYTKIAGNPYLKPSYSNNFEVSHTFKQFLTTSVAYSHASDKLTQVAESEKDPATGDTSILRYRYLNIAKSDNFTFSISMPFPITKWWNTYTYLQGLYAKYETMVDNNLVSVESGGFMGRTQHTFTLPYGITAEATFFYMSSQIADEGLMKMKPMYAFDCGLSKSILHKKGSLKLNVNDVFNNQRFRGTFTNAGRFMSVNSKWESRQVRLAFNYRFGNTNIKAARNHKTGLEDEQNRVKAN, encoded by the coding sequence ATGAAGACAGTAACTTTTCTTTTATCAATCATGACCCTGGGTATTGCTTCCCAGGCTCAAAATCCTGGCTCAGGAAAAGTTGCCGGCCAGGTATTCCAGACCGGCAATAAGCCGGTCGAGTTTGCCACCGTTACTTTATTAAAAGCTTCCGATTCCTCCCTTGTAAAAGGAGCGATTGCAGATATAAATGGTAAATATGAAATAGAACCTGTAAAAGATGGTAAGTACCTCGTTGCTGCCACTTATGTAGGTATGACCAAAGCATATAGCCAACCCTTTGAAATAAAAAATTCACCTGTTAAAGTGAATGCCCTCACCTTAAGCACTGATACCCGCAACCTGAAAGCCGTAAACGTGACTGGTAAAAAGCCATTCGTAGAACAGCGCGTAGACAAGATGGTTGTAAACGTTGAAAACAGTGTAGTAGGAGCTGGCGCCAATGCCATGGAGGTATTGGAAAAATCACCAGGTATCACTATAGATAAAGATGATAATATCAGCCTGAAAGGTAAAAACGGTGTTGTCATCATGATTGATGGAAAGCTCACCAACATGAGTTCCCAGGACGTTGCCGCGCTGCTGAAAAGTATGCCCAGTAGCAATATTGAGCAAATAGAACTGATCACCAATCCTTCCGCCAAATACGATGCAGCGGGCAACGCCGGGATCATCAACATCAAACTGAAAAAGAACAACACTGTAGGTACCAATGGTAGTATTTCTCTTGGTGGTGGCTATGGCGCTACCCCTAAATATAATGGTAGCCTGAACCTGAACCACCGCAACGCGAAGTACAACGTATTCGGTTCCTACAACTACAATCACCGTCAGAATAACCAGACCCTGGACCTGTATCGCAGTTATCCTGCAGAAGGCAATGTGAATGTGGTCGACAACCACAATAAACATAACCAGTCCTCTGATTACAATGGCGCCAAAGTAGGTCTCGATTATTTCATCAATAAGAACCATACCATCGGTGTTATGATCGATGGCGCGCTGAGAAACTATACCATGCCTTCCAATTCTATCACCTATATTGGTAAAAATGATATCGTTGATTCTACGCTGCACACCGATTCAAAGAACCCTGGAGACTGGAACAGGATGGCTTATAACCTGAACTATAAAGGTACCCTGGATACTACCGGCAAGGAACTGAGCATTGACCTGGACTATGCCCGTAACCACGACAGCAAACGCTTAAATACTTATTCAAACGTGTTTGATGCCACTGGTAAAAACTTTACACGCGGCGATACGACCCGTAATATGCAGCCGTCTACAATCGAAATCAAGACCTTCAAAGCAGACTATGTCAATCCTTTGAAACACCAGGCAAAACTGGAAGCAGGGGTGAAGCTCAGCTTTGTAAAATCTGATAACGATGCACGTTTCGACTCTTTGCGCTATGGCAACTGGGTGTATGATAATAACCGTTCCAACCATTTTATTTACAAGGAAAATGTAAATGCAGGTTATATCAACTTCTCCAAACAGTTTAAGAAACTCACGCTCCAGGCAGGGTTGCGCGGTGAACTGTCACACATCGAGGGGAACTCTGTGACCATTTCCAAAGTGACGGATACCACTTACTTTAATCTGTTCCCAAGTCTGTTTGTGAGCTACAATGTGGCAAAAGATCATCAGTTGGGCGTTTCTTACAGCCGTCGTATACAGCGTCCGGATTACGAAGACCTGAACCCTTTCGAATTCTACCTGGACAGGTATACCAAGATCGCAGGAAACCCTTACCTGAAGCCTTCTTACAGCAACAACTTTGAAGTAAGTCATACCTTCAAACAGTTCCTGACTACTTCAGTGGCTTACTCACATGCATCAGATAAACTCACACAGGTAGCAGAGTCAGAAAAAGATCCGGCAACCGGCGATACATCCATCCTTCGCTACAGGTACCTGAACATTGCAAAGTCTGACAACTTCACCTTCAGTATTTCTATGCCTTTCCCGATCACGAAGTGGTGGAACACTTACACCTATCTTCAGGGATTGTATGCTAAGTACGAGACAATGGTGGACAATAACCTGGTGAGTGTGGAATCTGGTGGTTTTATGGGTCGTACCCAACACACGTTCACACTTCCTTACGGCATTACAGCAGAAGCAACTTTCTTCTACATGTCTTCACAGATTGCAGATGAGGGGCTCATGAAAATGAAACCGATGTATGCATTCGATTGTGGATTATCCAAATCCATCCTGCATAAGAAAGGTAGTCTGAAGCTGAATGTAAACGACGTATTCAATAATCAGCGTTTCCGCGGCACGTTTACCAACGCCGGTCGCTTTATGTCAGTGAATTCCAAATGGGAATCCAGACAGGTCCGCCTCGCATTCAACTACCGCTTCGGTAATACGAATATCAAGGCAGCCCGCAACCATAAAACCGGCCTGGAAGACGAACAAAACCGTGTGAAGGCGAACTAA
- a CDS encoding RNA polymerase sigma factor, giving the protein MQASANNNLNQTIITDHLVAQCKKGEVRAFRELYNAYSAAMYNICLRMTGNAADAEDTLQEAFMQVFRNIDRLENAGSVTAWIKRIVVNHCLSHLRRKKVYFEEVDNIDVAEEKAGLDEDSFAWTVSAIKDAIQLLPNGYRTVLNLYIFEEYSHKEIAAMLDISESTVKTQYMRAKDKVRQIIKQKNAIR; this is encoded by the coding sequence ATGCAAGCATCAGCCAACAACAACTTGAATCAGACTATCATAACAGACCACCTGGTAGCCCAGTGCAAAAAGGGAGAGGTTCGCGCATTCCGCGAGCTGTACAATGCTTATTCAGCAGCAATGTACAATATCTGTTTACGTATGACTGGTAACGCAGCTGATGCGGAAGATACACTGCAGGAGGCCTTTATGCAGGTATTCCGGAACATTGACCGCCTCGAAAATGCGGGTAGTGTGACGGCCTGGATCAAAAGGATTGTGGTCAACCACTGTTTGAGCCACCTGCGCAGGAAGAAAGTGTATTTCGAAGAAGTAGACAATATAGATGTCGCAGAAGAGAAGGCAGGATTGGACGAAGATAGTTTTGCCTGGACAGTTTCCGCTATCAAAGATGCCATACAGTTATTGCCAAATGGTTACCGTACCGTGCTGAACCTCTACATCTTTGAAGAGTACTCCCACAAGGAGATAGCTGCCATGCTGGATATATCTGAATCTACTGTGAAAACGCAATATATGCGTGCAAAGGACAAGGTGCGGCAGATCATTAAACAAAAAAATGCAATACGCTGA
- a CDS encoding BrxA/BrxB family bacilliredoxin: MYPAALVMPMKAELTDNGFEELLTPDQVDETLKGAGTTLVMINSVCGCSAGSARPGVLLAVAHSEKKPDRLTTSFAGFDTAAIQQIRTHLLPYPPSSPAIALFKDGQLVHFIERHMIEGRPAQMIAANLVDAFEQYC; encoded by the coding sequence ATGTATCCAGCAGCATTAGTAATGCCAATGAAGGCAGAGTTAACAGATAATGGTTTTGAAGAATTGCTGACACCAGATCAGGTAGATGAAACATTAAAAGGTGCTGGTACTACACTGGTGATGATCAACTCTGTATGTGGTTGTTCCGCTGGTAGTGCACGTCCAGGAGTATTATTGGCTGTGGCGCACAGCGAAAAGAAACCAGACAGGCTGACTACCAGTTTTGCAGGTTTTGATACCGCTGCCATCCAGCAGATCCGTACTCATTTGCTGCCTTATCCTCCATCTTCTCCAGCTATCGCACTGTTTAAAGATGGACAGTTGGTGCATTTCATTGAGCGTCACATGATCGAAGGTCGCCCTGCACAGATGATTGCAGCGAACCTGGTTGACGCTTTCGAACAATATTGTTAA